Within Microaerobacter geothermalis, the genomic segment CATTGCAGCAAAACGTTTCATCCTTTGAAAAAATGATGAAAAGACTTCAGTTTACTTCAGAACAGAGAAAATGGATACTGGGGAAACTGGAACCTTTGCTCCATCAGCTATCAGAAACCTTTGACGATTTGGAACTAGGAGAAGAGGATGTACCCTTGGATAGAAACTGATATAATGGGATTAGTGAGTAAGAAGGAGATATGTACACATGTCTTTTTTATGGAATCAAATTGGTCCCAATGATCAATATATCGTAAAAACAAAAAGGCCTATTTCTATTTCGGAAATAGGCTTTGTTTCCCATTTATATCAACCCATAATCGGGCATACCGCTTTTTCATTATACCTTGCACTTTACTTCGAAATAAAAGAAGAACACTATTCCCCTGAATACGGACTTCATCGCTATTTGATATCCACCTTGAGCATTCCATTACATCAGGTTATTCAGGCCAGATATTTACTAGAAGCTGTCGGTTTATTAAAAACTTATCAATTAAAGGATCAAGAGGAAAACACATATTGGGAATATGAAATTTACCCTCCGCTATCTCCCTATGCATTTTTTTCAAGTGATGTTCTCAGCATCATATTATTAAATCGTGTAGGGAAGGAAAGATATAAACGAATTAGACAGCGGTATCTAAATAAACAAAGCCAAGCAATTTTTAAAGAAAGACAGGAAATCACACGTTCATTCAATGACGTATTTTCATCCCTGTCACCAACGGAACTGATTCCACAGCAGGAATCCAAGCAATTTTTGCTCCAATTGGATAAACAAGCTCCTCTTGCTCCATTGGAAGAGGTCACTGGCAATGAACTTTCGTTAAATGACCAAGTCTTGGATATATCGTTTATTAAACATGCCGTACCAGATAGTATCAGGGTACAGTTAAATAAACAGGTTGTTGAGGAATTAAAGCAGATTTCCTTTTTATACCAACTAAATGAAGTTCAATTAATCCGATTTCTTCAGGACCCAACGATTTATTCTCCCAAGGATGAGTTAAATCTTGATAAACTTCGACAAAACCTTAAAGCGTGGTATCGGAAGACATTCGGTGGTATACCACCTCAAATTACAGAAAAGGAAGCAGCTTCATTTAGGACTGAAACAAAGGATTTGTCAAAAGAGGAAGCCCATATGGAAACATTAAAAACGATCTCACCCTTGCGATTGATGGAACTTCATCAAAAAGGGGGAAAAGTAGCACAACCGGATGTAGGTTTGTTAGAATCATTATTGATTGACTTTAAACTTGCTCCAGAAGTAGTGAATGTGTTGATAGAATATGTGATGATTACCAATGATTACAAGTTGCCTAGAAATTTGGTGGAGAAGATCGCTGCACATTGGAAAAGAAATAATATACAGACGGTAACAGAAGCTCTTCAGATGGCTAGAAAAGAGCATCAAATCTATAAAAAATGGAATGAGTCATCAGGGAAAGCTGCCAAAAACAGAGGAAGAAGGCATACAAAGAAATCGGGTCATTATGTGGAAAAGCTTCCTTCCACTGTATCAGCCCAATTACAACGGGGAGAAGTGGGTCAAGAAGAAACCTATGAAGGTCCTGATGAGGAAATTTTAAAGATTTTATATGAATTACAAGAAAAAGAGAAGGGGAAGCGTGAATCGTGAAATCAATAGACGGTCACTTAATCCATTGGGTAGAGCAGGTGAAACAAAGAAAAGGGGAAAATAAAGGTGAAAAGGACATTCTCAATCATCCCTACGTGGTTTCTTTCCTTAAAAAATCATCTTTGTCCCCAGAAATGATTAAATCCCATTTACCGACAGTTATTCAAGTGGTTCAGGAACAGGAAAACTGTAAACAATGTCCAGGACTGGAGAAGTGTACAAATATGGCAAAAGGATATGCGGCCCATTTATCCCTCCAATCCGGAATGGTTTCTATGACGGTAAGAAAGTGCAACCTGTTACGAAGGGATGAGGAACAAAAATATCGACAATCACTGATCCGCAGCCATCATATATCCAGTGAAGTTCTTCATGCTTCCTTTCATACCATGAATCATGATAAATACAATAAGGAAGCGATAAAAGCAGCAGCACAGTTTTGTATGGACATGCAGATGGGAAAACCAGTGAAGGGACTTTATTTTTACGGTCCTTTTGGTGTGGGAAAAAGCTATATTATGGGTGCCCTTGCCCAACTATTGGCAAATCATCGCATAGCATCCTATATGGTATATGTGCCGGAGATCTTTCGGGAAATGAAAGAAGCCATACAAAAGGGGGAAGTCCCCGAAAAAATGAAAGCTTTAAAGGAAATCCCTGTTTTGATTTTGGATGATATCGGGGCAGAAAATGTAACCCCTTGGGTTAGGGATGAAATTTTAGGTTCTGTCTTACAGTATCGTATTTCCAATCATCTACCTACTCTTTATACGTCTAATTTTAACTATGAGGAGTTGGAAGAACACTTTACATATTCAACAACAGGCCAAGAAGAATTAAAAGCAAAACGGATTATGGAACGAATACGCTATTATACCCAGGATTACTTAATTGATGGACCCAATAGGAGGAAATAGTGGAATGATTTGTGCTTGATTTCGTCGTTTACTTATTATATAATTGCCCTTGTCAGCATAAAATACCTAAAATTAAGTTTCCTTTATGTGGGGCATTAGCTCAGCTGGGAGAGCGCTACACTGGCAGTGTAGAGGTCAGCGGTTCGAGCCCGCTATGCTCCACCAATTTTTTCTCCATTTTTGAATCTTTCATTAGGCTCGGTAGCTCAGTCGGTAGAGCAGAGGACTGAAAATCCTCGTGTCGGCGGTTCGATTCCGTCCCGAGCCACCAGCAATTGCCGGGGTGGCGGAATTGGCAGACGCACAGGACTTAAAATCCTGCGGTAGGTGACTACCGTACCGGTTCAAGTCCGGTCCTCGGCACCAACCGTAAAATTTCTTATAAGAAATATGTTGAGAGAATCAGGATGAATTCGAAATCCTGATTTTTTTATTATTGGTTCCTACGTATGTAGTAAAAGCCAATCCCGCTGATTATACGGCATGTGGAAGCATACTTTTTTATCTGTTATGGAAAAATGAAGGTAGTATACACTTCGGAGGAAAATGCATGGTCAACGAAAGGGAAAAAATAAGCTCAAAGATTGCCTGGATTAGTCTATGGAGCAATATTTTTCTAACCGTGAGTAAGTTGATCATTGGGCTAATTGCGGGAAGTAAGGCTTTGTTTGCTGATGGTATCCATTCTGCAGCTGATGTAGTTGCTTCATTAGCGGTATTATTTGCTTTAAGGATATCTGATAAACCTCCCGATAAGGAGCATCCATATGGTCATGGAAAAGTAGAAGTGGTATCCTCAGGTGTAGTGGGGGGTATTTTATTTTTAGTATCTGTTTATGTATTCATTGATGCGGTTATTGCATTTTTTAAACCGGTGGAAACTCCTAAGATGGTTGCTGCCTATGTTGCATTATTTTCATATATATTAAAAGAAACTTTATATCGTTATTCATTGGGACTGGGAGAAAAATTAAACAGCAAAGCCTTGATTGCAATCTCTCTTGATCATAAGGCGGACATTATTGCTTCATTGGCTGCTGCCTTGGGAATTCTGGTAGCTACAGGGGGAGAATGGCTAAATCTCTCTTTTTTACTTTATGGGGATATTATTGCAAGCGTAATTGTTTCTTATTTTATTTTAAAAATTGCCATACATATGATAGTAGAAGCATTTCATATCCTTCTTGAACGCTCGGTGGATGAAGAAATGATCCGTCAGTACCGTGAGATTATCATGAAACACAAAGAAGTAAAAAGAATTGATAAAATCAGGGGAAGGGAGCATGGGCACTACATCCTATTGGATCTGAGGATTTCCGTTGATCCATCCCTCTCTATTAAAGAAGGTCATGATGTGGGACGGGAGATAAAGCTGGAATTGATGAATCGTTTTGATAACATTGCAGAAGTCCTCGTTCATCTGAATCCGTACGATGTGGAATGGTAAATCATTATTTTTACGATTGCCTAATCCCTCTTTACACAAAACATTTGTTCTGATAAAATGTTCTAAAAAGGAACATAGTTAAAAAAGTGGCATAACATTACAATTCGTTCCTCAAACAGGTATAGTATAATGAAATAAGTGGGGGAATGTGAGGATGGAAAAGGAGATATTAACCAACATATTAAGTAAATTGGACAAGCTTGATCGGGGGCAACAAGAACTTAAAGCAGATGTGGGGGAGATGAAGCAGGATATCCGTAATCTTTATCAGGGACAGGATCATATTCGTAAGGATGTCATCAATCTATATCATGAGATTGGGACTCTTCGAAATGGACAAGAAGAACTACGAAGCGAAATGAGGGCTGGATTTAAGAGTTTGGAAGGGGCAATTAGAAGCTTAAAAACGAGTGTAGATTATCATACCCATACCTTACTCATAGATTATAAGGAAACAAAGGAAAGGGTGGATAAATTAGAAAAATTTAGAGAAGATTTAGGCAATATTTTTAATAAAAATTAAAAATAAGAGATTGCTTTTTGGTAAATCGTAAAATGGCTTGGAATAAAAAAACTCCAAGCCATTTTTATTAGCTAATAAAGAAGGTATAAATTTTTTATTTATACTTTCTTATGTTGCATAAGGGCAACTATGCCTCTGTCTTCGCCCAAGGGCTCGCCAATCGGCGAGTTTTCTTTATTTTAAGCTGTATAGGAAATCGGGCAACCAGAGACTGATCCCAGGAACATAGGTAACGAGAGCAAGGCCAATAATTACCGCAATCAACCATGGTATGGTGGCTCTGGTAACGTCAACTAAAGACATTCCCGTCAGGCCGCTGGCTACATAAAGATTCAGACCCACTGGAGGCGTAATCATTCCAACTTCCATATTTACTACCATGATGATTCCGAAATGGATTGGATCAATCCCAAGAGTGATTGCAATTGGAAACAGGATTGGAGCTAGAATGGTAATAATTGCTGTAGGTTCCATAAATTGTCCAGCTAGAAAAAGTAAAATGTTAACGAATAACAGGAACATGACGGGACCTACATTCCAATTTACAAACCATTGAGTAATTTCATGGGGGATTCGTTCTAGGGTCAAAATATGTGCAAACAGCATGGCCATAGAAATAATAAAGAATAACATGGCCGTCGTTTTTGCCGAATCAACTAGGATTTTTGGGAAATGCTTCAGCTTCAAGTCCCTATGGATAAATAGACCGACAATAATTCCAATAAAAACGGCCACGGCAGCGGATTCAGTGGGCGTAAAAATTCCGGCGTATATCCCACCAATAACCACGATAGGTAAAGTGAGACTCCAAATCGCCTCCTTTAGTGCTTTCATTCTCTCACCGAAGCTAGCCTTTTTTGAGCTTTTGTAATGGTTTTTCTTTGCAATAAAATAACTGACTATGGCTAACAGAGATGCCAGCATTATTCCTGGAACGATCCCGGCCAGAAACAGTTTTCCAACGGACTGATTAACGGTCACGGCATAAACAATCATGGGAATGCTCGGTGGTATTAGAATTCCTAATGATCCAGCGGTGCTGATCGATCCCACAGCATATTCCTTTCGGTACCCATATTTCATCATGGCCGGAATCATGATGGACCCGATTGCTACAACTGTGGCTGGGGAAGAACCGGATATGGCCGCAAATAGAGCAGAAGCAAAAATACCGGCAATGGATAATCCACCAGGGATATGTCCAACCCATGCATTGGTAAGATTAATCAATCGTCTCGCGACTCCGCCTGTCGTAAATATATTTCCTGCTAGAACAAAGAAAGGGATGGCCATTAATGGAAATGTATCTAAATTGGAAAAAATCTTACCTGCTAAGTTGGGTAACGGGTCTACGGTGAAGTAATAGATGGAAGCAAGGGAAGCAAGCCCAAGGGAAATGGCGATGGGAAGTCCTAGAAGAAGAAAGGTAAAGAGCAGTGAAAAAACAGCAATTCCCATGTTGTTCGTCATCACCGAGTATATGA encodes:
- a CDS encoding replication initiation and membrane attachment family protein, encoding MSFLWNQIGPNDQYIVKTKRPISISEIGFVSHLYQPIIGHTAFSLYLALYFEIKEEHYSPEYGLHRYLISTLSIPLHQVIQARYLLEAVGLLKTYQLKDQEENTYWEYEIYPPLSPYAFFSSDVLSIILLNRVGKERYKRIRQRYLNKQSQAIFKERQEITRSFNDVFSSLSPTELIPQQESKQFLLQLDKQAPLAPLEEVTGNELSLNDQVLDISFIKHAVPDSIRVQLNKQVVEELKQISFLYQLNEVQLIRFLQDPTIYSPKDELNLDKLRQNLKAWYRKTFGGIPPQITEKEAASFRTETKDLSKEEAHMETLKTISPLRLMELHQKGGKVAQPDVGLLESLLIDFKLAPEVVNVLIEYVMITNDYKLPRNLVEKIAAHWKRNNIQTVTEALQMARKEHQIYKKWNESSGKAAKNRGRRHTKKSGHYVEKLPSTVSAQLQRGEVGQEETYEGPDEEILKILYELQEKEKGKRES
- the dnaI gene encoding primosomal protein DnaI — protein: MKSIDGHLIHWVEQVKQRKGENKGEKDILNHPYVVSFLKKSSLSPEMIKSHLPTVIQVVQEQENCKQCPGLEKCTNMAKGYAAHLSLQSGMVSMTVRKCNLLRRDEEQKYRQSLIRSHHISSEVLHASFHTMNHDKYNKEAIKAAAQFCMDMQMGKPVKGLYFYGPFGVGKSYIMGALAQLLANHRIASYMVYVPEIFREMKEAIQKGEVPEKMKALKEIPVLILDDIGAENVTPWVRDEILGSVLQYRISNHLPTLYTSNFNYEELEEHFTYSTTGQEELKAKRIMERIRYYTQDYLIDGPNRRK
- a CDS encoding cation diffusion facilitator family transporter, producing MVNEREKISSKIAWISLWSNIFLTVSKLIIGLIAGSKALFADGIHSAADVVASLAVLFALRISDKPPDKEHPYGHGKVEVVSSGVVGGILFLVSVYVFIDAVIAFFKPVETPKMVAAYVALFSYILKETLYRYSLGLGEKLNSKALIAISLDHKADIIASLAAALGILVATGGEWLNLSFLLYGDIIASVIVSYFILKIAIHMIVEAFHILLERSVDEEMIRQYREIIMKHKEVKRIDKIRGREHGHYILLDLRISVDPSLSIKEGHDVGREIKLELMNRFDNIAEVLVHLNPYDVEW
- a CDS encoding TRAP transporter large permease; this encodes MNSIAQQMEPNRSEHLQLKKNQSPIKRGLSLFFILLTVSGVIYSVMTNNMGIAVFSLLFTFLLLGLPIAISLGLASLASIYYFTVDPLPNLAGKIFSNLDTFPLMAIPFFVLAGNIFTTGGVARRLINLTNAWVGHIPGGLSIAGIFASALFAAISGSSPATVVAIGSIMIPAMMKYGYRKEYAVGSISTAGSLGILIPPSIPMIVYAVTVNQSVGKLFLAGIVPGIMLASLLAIVSYFIAKKNHYKSSKKASFGERMKALKEAIWSLTLPIVVIGGIYAGIFTPTESAAVAVFIGIIVGLFIHRDLKLKHFPKILVDSAKTTAMLFFIISMAMLFAHILTLERIPHEITQWFVNWNVGPVMFLLFVNILLFLAGQFMEPTAIITILAPILFPIAITLGIDPIHFGIIMVVNMEVGMITPPVGLNLYVASGLTGMSLVDVTRATIPWLIAVIIGLALVTYVPGISLWLPDFLYSLK